One genomic window of Cercospora beticola chromosome 5, complete sequence includes the following:
- a CDS encoding uncharacterized protein (BUSCO:EOG092601YK) — MTVPSPADGRTPISNTVTPSLYTDPSSSPPPEPLLVAPPTAPFVYPPPNNSSASPTPTHSAHSTRDPSVTRGRALSATASRNASPRALTPAGPSTRAHAPKQSIEIDRKPSVSYSHHRQASIVHGVQHSRNPSLMASANSSPLSPTKIMSASTSAPQDFGFPANLKKSPSTSQLAQFGGPQSNGSSPVNAAAVNKSFESVVGGHRRPERMHSGRLNRPNEHNRSQSRAHGSGNGQEPKTVGEYALHHLFTSFIAEADERIERCMPKPGEPEPRIENICGAGADLAFDQLISSLGHINRHKPNSLIDSVIHWRKKKADAANSVYTELRAMREAAGLTQRTIGSGTYSTPTSPNGSELNIMEQRVITADRRSTVSIYILCRVLIEIIGQTTLKALNGPDNSLNTAGRLEDVIYGQLQSADPDLLATSSVIRANWVIRGQLLGVMSGIRFEQVAERFLRDLEAAQKRLGLKGVVDHKLAAKTSLLVQSMRWLKVRSQPEAEWIKSCDMLHILAKFFAEVHGRTTKHAYAELFEHLLLPVAATATTELNHPKWKEVVAIIQPKITQMLSKADHWPYVYPLQAVLLCASPAEQFATQWLPLAVNFQPKSRDRAGRSHALKALCRLTWRYLYRLADSPNAIMRKLEEIVKLVFQGGKRVLISTDPMIADPLIQLIRIIGFKHQDFCFRFIIFPLMNAELFWGPVKDLKIENLDPEKTVIAIRAFLAIMSDLEKGEVPPFPVRFECDALMDPSSRSPITHRRTRSQGFAVSAGRTERLSRPVMTTNLNDIAKEYYVKFCKMLGHLTIICDNTFGGQAVLDEKFASQTTPKTPMADAFTFNRRDDFTNPTDLRQHYYDLLHVAVEALPRCLSPHLPINSLVNLLCTGTAHVQSHIATSSAQSLKSIARQSYAQQVTIGFARFIFNFDDRYSTVSDGSLLGPGHIENTLKLYVELLQIWIDDIQQRTRKVASEPNDEDEGSKPLPLDLSGILAHVDEVESHGLFFLCSPSRAVRAVAVNVLRLITKFDTALGKPSNRIISILEGGSHQVIDVNDERLTLAERSRLQKGLRKSNVSGSLVELCSSDVAHDQNLWFKVFPNLIRLSSEICLHAVALTRELVCQRLSHSYRAIGALADGQKAMEQAYSNGRPGPRLHSTAPEVVIEQWKIHLIFACTTLTNIGGSPTHLTVSSQSTQHTRKGSKSSATSQERIASASELFSRVVPFLSVPNAAIRHAAVIGLGATNATLFQSLLETLQPYVLACTQEAKERMAAHQRTISTSMRRSRRTDFLRTEITHLLSLTVHLLQSPTISSEEYVMHYMMDYTKHLRIFLSDTEIQGELEFQKLRTHFCLLVEGLYECIRNLKDGSNWMSFQARQATFSLMENWCGFSPIESQLRRQQENVRRSILEREGDMRSRGIINSAIEKEKTELSAAALSSMASLCAGPLRFVADGKVLMQFDIRRMLSWISAIFEAPSDRTHSLGRKALQNLIVHNPDQSALMAQTMRMCYVARSPKALASYFEVVTKVLTEHSNIATPFWKILCAGLYTLGNENNEIRMKSVRLLRTLEERQQKTSKLQDLDISVSDKTTAVYKLAQFEISRRLASQHPELAFHVFSEFSAYFNELQPDHQRNMVSGMLPWIQAIELQLDPNGGPTGTSYMLLVNLFEITVKTGITLHNEIQALWQALATGPYAGNVQLVLDFIINICVDKREQNFVVYAKQIVVFLSKTPAGARVVEYLLMQISPKNMVAERRAPTQAPMETHHLQLPYVADLTQVLPSGAKQSGLSLGQLSMILLVDLVVSPLQLPADKIPTLLQVILVQWDQHISIVQDQARELLVHLMHETVISKINPGATEPDKQSIEDFIELVRRQDPKIAWSYTDSEIRAGEEDSRAVSEPMAYVVDEVVRIFSIAYPGIREEMGKVTMNWATSCAVRHVACRSFQVFRCVSTTLDQQMLADMLARLSNTIADDENHDYLIFSLEILTTLRSIIAALEPLSLLQYPQLFWTTCASLDTIFEREFQEGLSMLDQLLKKMDLSDPAVLNILRGSQPERWEGGFQGVHALIYKGVRSSSSMARSLQIMEKLVKLPSSDIVGPDDRLLFTTIANLPRYLHHFEDESDLTCRDSANTLAFAAESQNYVGIARVLTGFVEAKYRSGNDFLAQCMQALRTAFFPAEEFNTLVFLLGMVNNATPWFKVKTMQVLNVMIPDIDMRKPEITSHGPDLISPLLRLLQTEHCQQALGVLDNVIDMTGTPLDNKHLRMSMAGSHSSRATRKEYDSTKSLYGIPEESGWSIPMPAIHSQQTRTNVHAVFYTLAYAGMNGMQDTEPQPTPEIEFDKDEYQESYFGDGRTSTMMSDDTRVAETNIGELVEKLDTLDDFFDDGESPQPLTNGNSLARYPVDEREELYDQQALPILHRSLKRNASITSFQTGFAELRYQAPHPPPIMNPAAFAQSARQPTQRPGLHNRSITSPVMTTKVPLGPQYEVLSDNEADVEPFSDGDEDHSISRANTNEEQYQPSQYTTKPAAAGTGSFKALRSGLRRLTSSGGNKEAREQLRAAVANPKSPNPKVPKMPAPYAMLERANTTQGPFSAEP; from the exons ATGA CCGTGCCCTCGCCCGCAGATGGACGCACTCCCATCAGCAATACCGTGACGCCGAGCCTCTACACCGACCCGAGTAGCAGCCCACCACCCGAACCGCTGCTGGTGGCGCCGCCGACTGCTCCATTCGTCTACCCGCCGCCGAACAATTCGAGCGCCTCGCCCACGCCGACGCATTCTGCACACTCGACCCGCGATCCCAGCGTCACACGAGGACGAGCACTGAGCGCGACTGCTTCACGCAATGCCTCGCCGCGAGCCCTTACACCAGCGGGGCCATCCACGCGGGCACATGCACCCAAGCAGAGTATCGAAATCGATCGCAAGCCGTCCGTGTCGTATAGTCATCACCGACAAGCGAGCATCGTACATGGCGTGCAGCACTCGCGTAATCCAAGCCTGATGGCGTCGGCAAATAGTAGTCCTTTGAGTCCGACGAAAATCATGTCCGCATCGACATCAGCTCCCCAGGACTTTGGGTTTCCGGCAAACCTGAAGAAGAGCCCCTCCACGTCGCAGCTTGCACAATTTGGTGGACCGCAGAGTAATGGAAGCAGCCCGGTCAATGCGGCAGCTGTCAacaagagcttcgagagcGTTGTCGGGGGACATCGAAGGCCAGAGAGAATGCATAGTGGTCGCTTGAACAGACCCAATGAGCACAATCGATCGCAGTCGAGAGCACATGGCAGTGGTAATGGACAAGAGCCTAAGACCGTGGGCGAATATGCGTTGCATCACTTGTTCACTTCATTTATTGCGGAAGCAGACGAACGCATCGAAAGATGCATGCCGAAGCCCGGAGAGCCGGAGCCGCGTATTGAGAACATATGCGGCGCAGGAGCGGATCTGGCTTTTGATCAGCTTATATCCTCGCTCGGCCACATCAATCGGCACAAACCGAACTCATTAATCGATTCAGTAATTCATtggcggaagaagaaggcagatgCGGCGAACAGTGTTTACACTGAATTGCGAGCCATGCGAGAAGCGGCAGGCTTGACGCAGAGGACGATTGGCAGTGGCACATACTCGACCCCAACTTCGCCCAACGGGTCAGAACTCAACATTATGGAGCAGAGGGTCATCACAGCAGACCGGAGATCGACTGTTTCGATCTACATCCTTTGTCGTGTGCTGATCGAGATCATCGGGCAAACGACGCTGAAAGCTCTCAACGGACCGGACAATTCTTTGAATACCGCCGGAAGACTGGAGGATGTGATATATGGTCAGCTACAGAGCGCTGATCCTGACCTGCTCGCAACGTCCTCTGTTATTCGCGCGAATTGGGTGATTCGAGGGCAGCTGCTTGGCGTGATGAGCGGGATAAGATTTGAGCAAGTGGCTGAACGCTTTCTTCGAGACTTGGAGGCGGCTCAGAAACGGCTCGGGCTCAAAGGAGTGGTAGACCACAAGCTCGCGGCGAAGACCTCGCTTCTGGTGCAAAGCATGCGGTGGCTCAAGGTTCGATCCCAACCTGAGGCGGAATGGATTAAATCGTGTGATATGCTTCATATTCTGGCGAAGTTCTTCGCCGAAGTGCACGGCCGGACTACGAAGCACGCGTACGCGGAGCTTTTCGAACATCTCTTGCTCCCAGTAGCTGCAACAGCGACCACCGAGCTGAATCACCCCAAGTGGAAGGAAGTGGTGGCCATCATTCAGCCAAAAATAACGCAAATGCTGTCGAAAGCGGATCACTGGCCATATGTGTATCCGCTCCAGGCTGTATTATTATGCGCGTCGCCCGCTGAACAATTTGCAACGCAATGGCTGCCTCTTGCAGTGAACTTCCAGCCAAAGTCCAGAGATCGAGCAGGACGATCGCACGCACTGAAAGCTCTCTGCAGGTTGACGTGGCGATATCTCTACAGATTGGCTGACTCGCCCAATGCCATCATGCGGAAGTTGGAAGAGATCGTCAAGCTGGTATTCCAAGGTGGCAAGCGAGTGCTCATATCCACGGATCCAATGATCGCTGATCCTCTTATTCAGCTCATTCGGATCATCGGATTCAAGCACCAGGACTTCTGTTTTCGGTTCATCATCTTCCCGCTCATGAACGCTGAGCTGTTCTGGGGACCCGTGAAAGACTTGAAGATTGAGAATCTCGACCCGGAAAAGACAGTGATCGCCATCCGAGCATTCTTGGCCATCATGAGTGACTTAGAAAAGGGCGAGGTGCCTCCATTCCCGGTTCGCTTTGAGTGTGATGCATTAATGGATCCCTCGTCAAGATCACCCATCACCCATCGACGGACGCGCTCGCAAGGTTTCGCAGTGTCCGCCGGACGGACCGAACGTTTATCACGACCAGTAATGACTACGAATCTTAATGACATTGCGAAAGAGTACTACGTCAAATTTTGCAAGATGCTTGGCCACTTGACGATAATTTGCGACAATACATTTGGTGGTCAAGCCGTGCTGGACGAAAAGTTTGCTTCACAGACGACGCCGAAGACACCAATGGCCGATGCTTTCACGTTCAACAGGAGAGACGACTTCACGAATCCGACGGATCTACGGCAACATTACTACGACCTGCTGCATGTTGCTGTTGAAGCGTTACCACGATGTCTTTCGCCGCATTTGCCCATCAATTCTCTTGTCAATCTGCTCTGCACTGGCACGGCGCATGTACAGTCTCATATTGCCACTTCCTCTGCGCAGTCATTGAAATCAATTGCGCGACAATCATATGCGCAGCAGGTCACGATTGGATTTGCTCGCTTCATCTTTAATTTCGATGACCGGTATTCTACCGTGTCTGATGGCAGCCTTCTGGGCCCGGGGCATATTGAGAACACGCTGAAGCTCTACGTGGAGCTTCTGCAGATCTGGATCGACGACATCCAGCAAAGGACGCGAAAAGTGGCATCAGAGCcgaacgacgaggacgaaggctCGAAGCCACTACCTCTCGATCTGTCGGGCATATTGGCACATGTCGACGAAGTGGAGTCGCACGGTCTGTTCTTTCTGTGCTCTCCTTCGAGAGCTGTTCGAGCTGTCGCAGTGAACGTGCTGCGACTGATCACAAAATTCGACACAGCTCTGGGCAAGCCTAGCAATCGCATTATAAGCATTCTGGAAGGCGGCTCGCATCAAGTTATCGACGTCAACGATGAACGACTGACGTTGGCCGAGCGAAGTCGTCTACAGAAGGGTCTCCGCAAGAGCAATGTCAGTGGCAGTCTTGTTGAGCTGTGCAGCAGTGATGTGGCACACGACCAGAACCTGTGGTTCAAGGTGTTCCCGAACTTGATTCGACTCAGCTCGGAAATCTGCTTGCACGCTGTGGCCTTAACGAGAGAGCTCGTGTGCCAGCGGCTATCTCACAGCTATCGTGCCATCGGCGCTTTGGCTGACGGGCAAAAAGCGATGGAGCAGGCCTACTCTAATGGCAGGCCTGGACCACGACTTCATAGCACGGCTCCCGAGGTGGTGATCGAGCAGTGGAAGATCCACCTCATCTTTGCTTGTACGACTTTGACCAATATTGGCGGCTCGCCAACTCATCTTACAGTATCGAGCCAATCGACACAACATACCCGCAAAGGCTCCAAGTCTTCGGCCACGAGTCAAGAACGAATTGCCTCGGCTTCGGAGCTCTTTTCAAGAGTTGTCCCGTTCCTGTCTGTACCGAACGCAGCGATTCGACATGCAGCTGTCATTGGACTAGGCGCAACGAATGCCACGCTATTCCAGAGCCTGCTCGAGACTTTGCAGCCATATGTCTTGGCATGCACTCAAGAAGCCAAGGAACGTATGGCTGCTCATCAACGGACCATCAGCACAAGTATGAGGCGAAGCAGACGGACTGACTTTCTTAGAACGGAGATCACACACCTGCTGAGCTTGACTGTTCACTTGCTGCAAAGTCCAACCATTTCTAGTGAGGAGTATGTGATGCACTACATGATGGATTACACAAAACACCTCCGAATCTTCCTGAGCGACACAGAGATACAGGGCGAGCTCGAGTTCCAGAAACTAAGGACACACTTCTGCTTGCTCGTAGAAGGCTTGTATGAGTGCATTAGGAACCTCAAGGACGGCTCAAACTGGATGTCATTCCAAGCGAGGCAAGCAACCTTCTCACTCATGGAGAATTGGTGTGGCTTCTCGCCTATTGAATCGCAGCTGCGACGCCAGCAGGAGAATGTCCGACGTTCTATTCTGGAACGTGAGGGAGACATGCGTAGCAGAGGCATCATCAACTCTGctatcgagaaggagaagaccgaGCTCAGTGCAGCAGCACTTAGCTCCATGGCCTCGCTCTGTGCTGGCCCGCTTCGATTCGTGGCGGATGGCAAAGTGCTGATGCAGTTTGACATTCGACGCATGCTCTCTTGGATCAGCGCTATCTTTGAGGCACCCAGCGACCGAACTCACTCGCTCGGTCGTAAAGCACTGCAGAACCTAATCGTTCACAACCCTGATCAATCAGCACTGATGGCACAAACAATGCGCATGTGCTACGTAGCTCGAAGCCCGAAAGCCCTTGCTAGCTACTTTGAGGTCGTCACGAAAGTGCTCACAGAGCATAGCAACATCGCAACGCCGTTCTGGAAGATCTTGTGCGCCGGCCTTTATACCCTTGGAAACGAGAACAACGAGATTCGAATGAAGTCAGTCAGGCTGCTGCGTACACTCGAAGAGCGACAACAGAAGACATCTAAGCTGCAAGACCTGGACATCAGTGTTTCTGACAAGACAACGGCAGTATACAAGCTGGCACAGTTTGAGATCTCGCGTCGCTTAGCAAGCCAGCATCCTGAGCTTGCCTTCCACGTCTTCTCTGAGTTCTCTGCATACTTCAATGAACTGCAGCCCGACCATCAGCGGAACATGGTATCTGGAATGCTGCCGTGGATTCAGGCGATTGAACTGCAACTAGATCCTAATGGCGGACCTACAGGAACATCATACATGCTACTTGTCAATCTGTTCGAGATCACAGTGAAGACGGGCATCACGCTGCACAACGAGATTCAAGCACTCTGGCAGGCACTTGCTACTGGTCCCTACGCTGGCAACGTGCAGCTTGTGCTCGATttcatcatcaacatttGTGTGGACAAGAGGGAGCAGAACTTTGTCGTCTATGCCAAACAGATCGTGGTCTTCCTGTCCAAGACGCCTGCGGGCGCGCGGGTCGTCGAGTATTTGCTCATGCAAATTTCGCCCAAGAACATGGTTGCTGAACGACGTGCGCCCACGCAAGCACCAATGGAGACACATCACTTGCAGCTACCGTACGTTGCTGACTTGACCCAAGTTTTGCCAAGCGGCGCGAAACAGAGCGGACTCTCGCTCGGACAGCTCAGTATGATCCTTCTAGTCGATCTTGTCGTCTCCCCACTGCAACTTCCAGCCGACAAGATTCCGACACTGTTGCAGGTCATTCTGGTTCAGTGGGATCAGCACATCAGCATAGTTCAGGACCAAGCTCGAGAACTTCTTGTTCACCTCATGCACGAAACAGTCATCTCTAAGATCAATCCAGGCGCAACCGAGCCAGACAAGCAGTCTATTGAGGACTTCATCGAGTTGGTGCGCCGGCAGGACCCCAAAATTGCCTGGTCTTACACAGACAGTGAGATCCGCGCTGGCGAAGAGGACAGCCGTGCAGTCTCTGAGCCTATGGCCTACGTGGTGGATGAAGTGGTACGCATATTCTCGATCGCATATCCTGGCATCCGCGAGGAGATGGGCAAGGTTACAATGAACTGGGCGACATCCTGTGCTGTGCGGCACGTTGCTTGCCGTAGCTTCCAGGTCTTCCGCTGTGTCTCGACTACTCTCGATCAGCAAATGCTGGCAGACATGCTTGCACGTCTGTCAAACACGATTGCTGATGATGAAAATCACGACTATCTCATTTTCTCGTTGGAGATCTTGACCACGCTTCGTAGCATTATCGCGGCACTGGAACCGCTGAGCCTGCTTCAATACCCCCAGCTCTTTTGGACGACTTGCGCTAGTTTGGACACGATCTTCGAGCGCGAATTTCAAGAGGGGCTCAGCATGCTTGATCAACTTCTCAAGAAGATGGACCTGAGCGATCCTGCAGTTTTGAACATTCTGCGCGGCAGCCAGCCTGAAAGGTGGGAAGGAGGTTTCCAAGGTGTTCATGCACTCATCTATAAAGGAGTGCGTTCAAGCAGCTCAATGGCTCGTTCTCTGCAGATCATGGAAAAGCTTGTGAAGCTGCCATCCAGCGATATTGTTGGTCCTGACGATCGACTGTTGTTCACGACAATTGCGAACCTGCCAAGGTATCTGCACCATTTCGAGGATGAAAGCGACCTGACGTGCAGAGACTCAGCAAACACACTTGCGTTCGCCGCTGAGAGTCAGAACTATGTCGGCATTGCAAGGGTTCTCACCGGCTTTGTGGAAGCAAAGTATAGGAGCGGCAACGACTTCCTCGCCCAGTGTATGCAAGCGCTTCGGACTGCTTTCTTCCCTGCGGAGGAGTTCAACACTCTGGTGTTTCTTCTCGGCATGGTGAACAATGCTACACCGTGGTTCAAGGTCAAGACAATGCAAGTCCTTAATGTCATGATACCAGACATCGATATGCGTAAACCGGAGATCACCAGCCACGGACCAGATCTGATATCGCCGCTTCTTCGTTTGCTACAGACTGAGCACTGCCAGCAGGCACTTGGTGTTCTGGACAATGTAATCGACATGACGGGAACGCCGCTTGACAACAAACACCTCAGGATGAGCATGGCGGGCTCGCACTCTAGTCGCGCTACTCGCAAAGAGTACGACAGCACCAAGAGCTTATACGGCATTCCGGAAGAATCTGGCTGGTCGATTCCGATGCCCGCTATCCATTCGCAGCAGACCAGGACAAACGTGCACGCGGTGTTCTACACACTGGCTTACGCCGGCATGAACGGCATGCAAGACACCGAGCCACAGCCAACACCAGAAATCGAATTTGATAAGGACGAGTATCAGGAATCCTACTTTGGCGATGGTCGCACATCAACCATGATGTCTGATGACACTCGCGTGGCCGAGACCAATATTGGAGAGCTGGTGGAGAAACTCGATACGCTtgacgacttcttcgatgatggagagTCGCCTCAACCGTTGACTAATGGAAACAGCCTGGCTCGATACCCAGTTGACGAACGAGAGGAATTGTACGATCAGCAAGCATTGCCAATACTGCATCGCTCTCTCAAGCGAAACGCGAGCATCACGTCCTTCCAGACAGGGTTCGCTGAGCTGCGGTACCAGGCTCCTCATCCACCCCCTATAATGAACCCAGCAGCTTTCGCTCAGTCCGCACGACAACCCACGCAGCGGCCAGGTCTGCACAATCGCAGCATTACCTCTCCAGTGATGACCACCAAGGTGCCGCTGGGGCCACAATATGAGGTGCTGTCCGACAATGAGGCAGACGTCGAGCCCTTCTCCGATGGTGATGAGGATCACTCAATTAGCAGAGCGAATACCAACGAGGAGCAATACCAGCCGAGTCAATATACCACCAAACCAGCAGCTGCTGGAACAGGAAGCTTCAAAGCGCTCCGATCTGGATTGAGGAGATTGACGAGTAGTGGAGGCAACAAGGAAGCACGCGAGCAACTCCGGGCCGCTGTGGCCAACCCAAAGAGTCCAAACCCCAAGGTCCCGAAGATGCCTGCGCCGTATGCTATGCTCGAAAGGGCGAATACTACGCAAGGCCCATTCAGTGCTGAACCATGA